A portion of the Paenibacillus hamazuiensis genome contains these proteins:
- a CDS encoding sensor histidine kinase: MRFVNKELFKSLRFRIGLAFFAICLPLMMLLIYYNRYAGEVVRDQVAQSNKNLVSLYMGQIDRTLEEVDEYLFKTAAQETDLLLLDRPNSFYTTVYQLAKIRLANKISVDIKNYKASDMFFVYSKSNDDFFIGLNDLITFEQKEQARTAIIGMLNHEQELPRCTQEWCVRRIGQDYFLSHIVRMGNVFIGAWVNVSRLMVPMNLIDLRETGISLLAAGGSEPMDHAEIIQSNGIDLSLGNELYKITGNNQAFLEVGERSSKGDFSLIVLLPEKGIMEKLPIFQKIISFVPIGFVFILLMLLLFLRKLILRPIYRMLAAMRKIKEGNWDAQIPPYPTSGEFEVMHATFNEMVSQIQKLKIDVYEEQLNHQRAELQHLQLQINPHFFLNSLNIVYHLAQSRKFELIQEMSLSLVEYFRYMFRSNLSFVRLNDEIRHTCNYLNIQMMRFPDHLTYRVEGTEHHGDVMVPPLVVQTFVENTIKHAVTMDEPVHIAIAVDKESSGEEEFLCISIRDTGKGFPEEVLQRLRTEQAGINESGHHIGIWNLKRRLALLYRQRANIEFSNGPEGGAEVYIVLPVMISSSKIDMQ; this comes from the coding sequence ATGAGATTCGTCAATAAGGAGCTGTTCAAGTCCCTGCGGTTTCGGATCGGTTTGGCATTTTTCGCGATATGTTTGCCGCTCATGATGTTGTTGATTTATTACAACAGGTATGCCGGTGAAGTCGTGCGGGATCAAGTTGCCCAATCGAATAAAAACCTGGTCAGCCTGTACATGGGACAAATCGACCGTACGCTCGAAGAAGTTGACGAATATTTGTTTAAAACAGCGGCACAGGAAACGGATCTTCTCCTTCTGGACCGACCGAATTCCTTCTACACGACCGTCTATCAATTGGCCAAGATTCGATTAGCCAACAAAATTTCCGTAGATATAAAAAATTATAAAGCTTCTGATATGTTTTTCGTCTATTCCAAGTCCAATGACGACTTTTTTATAGGCTTGAACGATCTCATCACCTTTGAACAGAAAGAACAAGCGCGGACGGCGATTATCGGCATGCTGAATCATGAGCAGGAACTGCCTCGCTGTACCCAGGAATGGTGCGTGCGCCGGATCGGGCAGGATTATTTTTTGAGCCATATCGTGAGGATGGGTAACGTCTTTATCGGTGCGTGGGTGAACGTAAGCCGGCTTATGGTTCCGATGAATTTGATCGATTTGCGGGAAACCGGCATCTCCCTTTTGGCGGCCGGCGGGAGCGAGCCGATGGATCATGCCGAAATTATTCAATCTAACGGTATTGATCTTTCACTGGGGAATGAATTGTATAAAATTACAGGCAACAATCAAGCATTTCTGGAAGTGGGAGAACGATCGAGCAAAGGCGATTTCAGTTTGATCGTATTGCTGCCTGAAAAAGGTATTATGGAGAAACTTCCCATATTTCAAAAAATCATATCCTTCGTTCCGATCGGCTTTGTCTTTATACTTCTGATGCTTTTGCTGTTTTTGCGCAAGCTGATCCTTCGTCCGATCTACCGGATGCTGGCGGCGATGAGAAAAATCAAGGAAGGGAACTGGGACGCGCAAATTCCGCCTTATCCGACATCCGGGGAATTCGAAGTGATGCATGCGACGTTTAATGAAATGGTATCGCAGATCCAGAAATTGAAAATCGACGTCTATGAAGAGCAGCTGAACCATCAAAGAGCGGAGCTTCAGCATCTGCAGCTGCAAATCAATCCTCATTTTTTCCTGAATTCGCTGAACATCGTGTATCATTTGGCGCAGTCCCGGAAGTTCGAATTGATTCAGGAGATGTCGCTCAGTCTGGTGGAATACTTCCGTTACATGTTTCGCAGCAACCTCTCCTTCGTTCGTTTGAATGACGAAATCAGGCATACTTGCAACTATTTGAATATTCAAATGATGCGGTTTCCGGACCATCTGACATACAGGGTGGAGGGGACGGAACACCATGGGGATGTGATGGTTCCGCCGCTCGTCGTACAAACTTTTGTTGAGAACACGATTAAGCACGCCGTAACGATGGACGAACCGGTTCATATCGCCATTGCTGTGGATAAAGAGAGTTCGGGGGAAGAGGAATTTCTTTGCATTTCCATCCGGGATACCGGCAAGGGATTTCCCGAAGAGGTTCTTCAGCGGCTGCGGACTGAACAAGCAGGCATCAATGAATCCGGACATCATATCGGAATATGGAATCTAAAGCGCAGGCTTGCGCTGCTCTACCGTCAAAGGGCGAATATCGAATTTTCCAACGGGCCGGAAGGCGGAGCGGAAGTATATATTGTTTTGCCGGTCATGATTTCATCATCGAAGATAGACATGCAATAG
- a CDS encoding Gfo/Idh/MocA family protein: protein MQKIVNIGIIGCGAIANQKHMPSLAKLPHLGRMVAFCDVVEERASRAAAEFGASGAKVYTDYKELLKDESIDVVHVLTPNLQHSFITVDALEAGKHVMCEKPMAINSAEAKKMLDTAQKSGKKLTIGYQNRFNEESRVLYRACSQGDLGEIYMAKAHAIRRKAVPTWGVFTDKKLQGGGALIDIGTHALDLTLWCMNNYKPKSVTGSVYYKLKDNVEGNLFGPWDPKTFDVEDSAFAFIKMEDGATIFLECSWALNTTDVKEAKTSLFGINGGAEMKAGIDRKTELVFNRAEYGKLVEIKANTGSSIAYFSGKDEAPGVLEAEQWLECIIQDTEPLVKPEQAYVVTQILDAVYRSAETGQTVEFPS from the coding sequence ATGCAAAAAATAGTAAACATTGGAATTATCGGCTGCGGCGCGATTGCCAATCAAAAACATATGCCGTCGCTTGCCAAGCTGCCTCATTTGGGCAGAATGGTAGCCTTCTGCGATGTGGTAGAGGAACGCGCGAGCAGAGCGGCGGCGGAATTCGGCGCATCGGGCGCCAAGGTGTATACCGATTACAAGGAACTGCTGAAGGACGAATCCATCGATGTGGTCCATGTGCTCACGCCCAATCTGCAGCATTCCTTCATTACCGTAGACGCTCTGGAAGCAGGCAAGCACGTCATGTGTGAGAAGCCGATGGCGATTAACTCCGCAGAAGCGAAAAAAATGCTCGATACGGCGCAAAAAAGCGGCAAGAAGCTGACCATCGGGTACCAGAACCGCTTCAACGAAGAATCGCGAGTACTGTACCGGGCGTGCTCCCAAGGCGATCTGGGCGAAATTTACATGGCTAAAGCTCACGCGATTCGCCGAAAAGCGGTCCCTACCTGGGGCGTATTTACGGATAAGAAGCTGCAGGGTGGCGGAGCGCTCATCGATATCGGGACGCACGCGCTTGACTTAACGCTTTGGTGTATGAACAATTACAAGCCGAAATCGGTGACCGGGTCGGTCTACTATAAGCTGAAGGACAACGTGGAAGGCAATTTGTTCGGGCCGTGGGACCCGAAGACGTTTGACGTGGAGGATTCGGCGTTCGCTTTTATTAAAATGGAGGATGGCGCCACGATTTTCCTGGAATGCTCATGGGCTTTGAACACAACGGACGTGAAGGAAGCTAAGACGTCTCTGTTCGGGATAAATGGCGGCGCAGAAATGAAAGCGGGAATTGACCGCAAAACGGAGCTCGTCTTTAATCGGGCCGAATACGGCAAGCTGGTCGAGATCAAGGCGAATACGGGCTCAAGCATCGCTTATTTTAGCGGCAAAGATGAAGCCCCGGGTGTGCTGGAGGCCGAACAATGGCTGGAATGCATCATTCAGGATACGGAGCCGCTCGTTAAACCGGAGCAAGCGTATGTCGTCACGCAAATTTTGGATGCCGTATACCGCTCGGCGGAAACGGGGCAAACCGTTGAGTTTCCAAGTTGA
- a CDS encoding Gfo/Idh/MocA family protein: MNKMKVGIVGCGVISGIYLKNCQSFDLLEVAAIADIDLARAKARAEEYGVPNACTVDELLADPDLEMVINLTIPAVHAEVSIAALEAGKHVYSEKPLAVSQEDGKRILEAARKKGLRVGVAPDTVLGGGIQTCRKLIDDGWIGTPVAATAFMMSAGPERWHPNPEFLFDVGGGPMFDMGPYYLSSLITLLGPISRVTGSAAISFPERTITSEARYGQKIPVRTPTHVAGVLDFAGGAVATIITSFDIKGGSALPRIEIYGSHGTLSVPDPNTFGGPVRIRLAGKDAEWMEMPLTHGFTDNSRGIGLLDMAYGIRLGYPHRASGDIGYQVLEAMHGFHIASSEGRHYVMQGSCDRPAAMPVNLDATKADLFYKE; this comes from the coding sequence ATGAACAAAATGAAGGTAGGTATCGTCGGCTGCGGTGTAATTAGCGGCATTTACTTGAAAAATTGTCAATCGTTCGATTTGCTCGAGGTGGCGGCTATCGCGGATATCGATTTGGCTCGTGCCAAGGCCAGAGCGGAAGAATACGGCGTGCCTAACGCATGTACGGTGGATGAGCTGCTTGCCGATCCCGACTTGGAGATGGTGATCAATTTGACGATACCGGCTGTCCATGCTGAAGTGAGCATCGCCGCACTTGAAGCCGGCAAACATGTATATTCGGAAAAGCCGCTGGCTGTCTCGCAGGAGGACGGCAAGCGTATTCTTGAAGCAGCCCGGAAAAAAGGATTGCGGGTCGGAGTGGCTCCGGACACCGTGCTGGGCGGGGGCATTCAAACATGCCGCAAGCTGATCGACGACGGCTGGATCGGTACGCCGGTAGCTGCGACCGCGTTCATGATGTCGGCAGGGCCGGAAAGATGGCATCCGAATCCGGAGTTCTTATTTGACGTAGGCGGCGGGCCGATGTTTGATATGGGGCCGTATTACCTCAGCTCTCTTATCACGTTGTTAGGTCCGATCTCCCGCGTCACCGGTTCTGCCGCAATTTCATTCCCGGAACGGACGATTACGAGCGAGGCGAGATACGGGCAGAAAATCCCGGTACGGACGCCGACCCATGTAGCCGGCGTGCTTGACTTTGCCGGCGGAGCCGTGGCGACGATCATCACCAGCTTTGATATTAAAGGCGGTTCGGCACTGCCCCGCATCGAAATTTATGGCAGCCACGGCACCTTGTCGGTGCCGGACCCGAACACGTTCGGCGGCCCGGTGCGAATCCGGCTTGCCGGCAAAGATGCCGAGTGGATGGAGATGCCGCTCACGCATGGCTTTACGGACAATTCAAGAGGCATCGGCTTGCTCGATATGGCGTACGGCATCCGCCTGGGGTACCCGCATAGAGCAAGCGGTGATATCGGCTATCAGGTTTTGGAGGCGATGCACGGTTTCCATATCGCTTCCAGCGAAGGCAGGCATTATGTCATGCAAGGTTCGTGCGACAGACCTGCAGCCATGCCCGTAAACCTGGATGCGACGAAAGCCGATTTGTTTTACAA